ATTATGAGTTTTAGTTTTACTGCTAAACAAAAGATAAAACCACTTAATAGTTCAACAATAGTACTTTTTCCACTTCCATTTTTTCCTACAATAGCTGAAACACTAATATTACTTTCAAAAAGAATTTCTGGTACTTTTTGATAATAATGAATTTGATGAATTAAATTTTCTTCACTAAGGATAAAATCATAATCTTGATAGAACTTGTAGATTACATCAAGATTCAGATTTTTCAAAAGTTTTTGACTATGGTCTTTCAGTGGTCTTATTGCAAGTAATTTAAATTTGCTCATGCTTTAGCTTCTTAATCAATGATCATTATTTAATTAATTCAGGTTCTGAATTTCTCCACTTAATCAAAATCCTATTATTTTCTTCCTCAATACTAAAATATAAGGAATCTGATTTTCCAAAAAACTCTCCCTTGCACTTATAAATTCTTCTATAATCTCTCGACTCATGGTCAATAAAAATTACAATATCATCATCGGGTAGAGGATTGTCAATTTTAATTCTATACATAGAATTTTCACTTCTAGTACTTGGTCTGATTGTTCTATTTTTTATAATTAATCCCATATTAAATTAGCTACTTATTAAAATAACATTTAAGTTCCGTTTCTGTCATTTCTATGACAGTAGAGAAAATAGAACCCAGAAAGTTTTTCATGTCCAGTGTTAATAAAGGAGTTTCCACTCCTGGCTGTGCAATAGCAAATTCAAATTTTACGTCTGAATATTTTAAAGCTTTTTTAACCACGTCCAAATCTTCCTTGTTACCCAAATAGAACCGTTTACCTTTTAATACACCGTCTCCATTTCGCCTTTCCATATGCTTTAAAAGTTCTTCCGGCTTCCACTTATACCTCAAGGAGATTATTGCTTGACCACAAACTTCATACAAGTCCGATTTTCTTGCACCAGCCTTTTCTTTGGAATATTTACAATGTATCAATTCAAATCTAACTATATCTAAATCCATGAATATAGCTATGATATCGGCCTTCTCACCCGAATTATCATCATTGAAAACAATTCTAGCACCTCGTTCAACAAGAATTTTCATCATATATTCCTGAATAGAGTTATCTCGTTTTGAACCATTTTTATACATAGATTCAACTGTGTAATCAACCTTCTCCCAAGACAAATTTTCAATACGTTCAGAAGGAATAGCAACAATAAAAGAGTCTTTATACTCTGTTAAAATACATCCAGCAATGGTGTCACCATTAAGAAGAAACATAGTTGGTGGATTTCTCTCGAAAAATTCTTTTAATGGTATTCCTTCCGCTTTAAGACCCTCTACATAATACTTACTATTATCAAGACCTATAATATTAAAACCGTTTTCACCTCCTAATGTTATTGAAAAAAGAATAACTTCACCTTCGGGCATTGTTACTGAAAAATTAGCTTTCTCTTTTTCAAGAGAACTATTATTTAATGTACATTCAGAAATCAAAAAAGAACTTACAGAACCTTTCTTTTTTATTTCAATCCTGTGTATTTTTTCGTATAGTTCCTCACTCCAATCTGTAGCTAAAATAATTGTACTATCATCATATACTTTCAATTCGGTTTTATCAGCAGAATCTACTAGTAATTGATTGGAATCTATTGTTCTATCAGTCACTAAAGCTCCAATTTTTAAACACCATTTTTTCCACTCCATCACATTTCCAATTCGAGCTGGACTCCATATTTTTCCTTTCACGGAAGCACCTATGCTTTCTGGATGTCCATTTCTAAACCCAACACCCACAAAGTCAGACTTCTTCACTTTATTCCCTTCTTTCCATCTTTTTAATTCTGTAGTAACATCAGAACCACTCAAACGAGAATATCTGTGCAAATGACTTGCAGGTTTGAAAACACCTGCATGAACAATACTTAATCTGCTAATAGAATCAAATGATCTAAATACCTCATCACCATTGATTATGTCTGGCTTTTCTTGGTCAGATATTTTAGAGACTAAAATATTATGGTCTAATCTTTTTTCAGAATATCCTATATAGAGTAAATTTGAATTTTTGTCAAAATGCATAACAATCAAATTCCAAGTTTGGTCTTTAAGCGAATCTACTTTGGCCCATTTTACCTTTTCTATTGTCTGGGTGGTAAAGTAAAAAATGCCTTCATCTTCGTTTATGTAAGGTTGAGAAAGTTTGTATTTATTTAAATTAAATGCCAATGAAAAATTTCTCCATTCGACCTTTTCGCACTTATAACATACGCAACTCAATGCAGGAAAAACCAACTTTGGATTTAATTGAACATCATGGGAGTCAAAGCCAGACAAAGGTTTACAACCCTGTAGAAAATTTAATAAAGATTCTGCTTCTTCTTTCTTTGCATCAGCTATTTCGCTAATTACCTTTTCCCAGCCTGTACCTTCCTGAAATAAATTTTCAAGCTCTACGGATATTTTTTCATCAGCATAATTAACTACGAAAGAAGCCTTGCCTAATCCCTTTTTCGGTCTTGTGAACCTACCTATGAATTGTAGAATAACAGATAGTGACTTATGTATACCATGTACAGCTGCAATTTTTAATTCTGGAAAATCAAAGCCCTCACTCAACATATCCACACAGACAATAATATTATATTGCCTGGCTTTTATCTTTTGTACTTCTTCTCTTTTATTATCAATTTTACTGTGTATTAAAACTATCTTTTCCTTTGGAAACCATTCTTTATATTTTTTAAACAATTCTTCTGATTGTATATGATTATTGGCCCTAACCATCATACAGTGTTCAACATAACCACATTCCCTATCAGTCAAAAGTCGACTCATTGCAGCACGCGCAATGGCTTCATCTTTCTTTTGTGGATGTTTCTCATCAACAGATATTAATGAAATTTCTGAAAAACAATTATCTGTTAATGCTTGAGACAATGGGTAATTATAAACAAATTTTCCATCAATAGGCCTACGGTCATTCCTATAAGGGGTAGCGGTAAATTGCACTATCTTGGAATGATTAAAAAGAGTCTTGATACTTTCCCATGAATTTGCCTTGACATGATGAGCCTCATCAAAAAATACATGAGAAAATAAAGGTTTTAATGCTTCTAAAATTTCAATAGGTGCTTTAGAAATTAATGCAGGCGTTGAAATTACAACATCAGCTTTCTCAAGGTGTTCAATTTGTTTTATTTCATTTAGGGTCTTTTTAAGTACACACACTGTAGGATTTTGAAAATATTCAGGTATCACGCCCAACTCTCTCAACATTCCCCACGACTCAAATTTTTCAGCAATTTGATTCTTTAAATCAATAGTTGGAACTATTACCAATGTCCGTTTAGCCTTTTCGGCTAAAGTTGTTACTATCATTGTTTCAGTCTTTCCCGTACCTGTTGGCAACACAATTGTAGCAGGATCAGTCGAAATTGACCAATGGGATAACAATGAATAAACGGCTCCTTTTTGAGCTGCTCTCAAAGACATATTATTTTTTCCGATGCCATCTATTTTCACACTATCAAGCTGACCCCTATAATCAGAATGAACTTGGTTTAGGATACTTTTTATCTCATAAAAATCTTTTAATTTTTTACAATTTGCTACAAATGAAAAATGCTCATTACCAATTTTAAAGGTTTCTCCATTTTGATGGGCTGCATTTATTTTCCAGCGACCTTTAGGAAAGCCCAATTGAGAAACTGCACCAATTTTATTTTTGTAATACTTAAAGTAAAGAGGTTTCAATAAATTAATATCGAGTTCGTATTGAAATTCAAAAGCAGTCTGTTTCATTAAAAAAATTAATTAGAATAATGAGTTTGGCGTATTTATTGGCAATCAAAGAGATTATTTTTGAGCTTTATAAATAGCTTAAATTAAATTCAATCTTTTCAGATACTATGCGGAAATCCTCATAACATCTACATTATTCGCTATATCTATTTAGGGAGAATTACGAAGATAAATAATAAACCCATATTACAAACAAAACGCCTGAAAATTTTCCAAAGCAAATTCCGTTGCTGATAAATAAATCATGGTCGGAGACATCCCCACCTGAACTGCTGTAAGACAGGAAGACACAAGGATTACTGCAAACTATCTATATAAACCAATTCCCCTAGGAAGAATCAACAGAAATAGCTTTTGTTATACTCTTAATACCAGCTATAGTCAAGAAAATAAAGGATAGTGACAAGGATAGCATTTTTCAAAATACATAACTTAATCAATCAACTAAAAACCATCTTATTACATTAATAAAAGATTTTGATGCAATTAAAAAAATGCTAATTATTACTTCAAAAAATTGTATACAACAATAATTACTAAAAGGATTAATGAAATTATAAATACCACAACGGCCCAAGTAGGATAAATTTTAGCTTGGTTAATTTTAGCATTAAAGCGATTCTCAAAACCTTCTATCAAGTTCTTATGTATGTATATTTGTTTTTGATGTGCTTCAATAATTGTTTTGTATTCGGAAACATCCATCTTGATTTTGGTGTCTTTTAATTGTTCATTGATTTTTTCTAGTTTCTCGATACCCTTCTTAAAGTCATCCATTTCATTGACCAGTAGGGCTGTTAGTTCTTCAAGTTTTGTCATGATTGTTATGTTTAAGTTTAATATCCGATTCCCATGCCTTTATCAATGGCTCTTTTAATAACATACTTGGTTATTTTTAGTGCCAAGCTTGGTGCCAAGTCAACCATCTTGTCTGCAAGTTTAATACTTATATTGTTTTCCTTTAAAATACTTGCGCCCTGAATCCCGGACATCTGTTTTCCGATATTTCCAATGGACATATTGCGGTGTACCTCGCTTCCCTTCAGGTTATGCCCATCAAACTCAAACCGAAAGCCCTGAAGCTTATTTTGGTTGTTTATGGTTGGAATAACTTTTACCCCATTGGTCTCCATCGCCTTGACATAATCATCAAAGGATTTGGGCTGGAACTGTTTCATGGTCAGGTCATGCCTTCGTTTGATTTCAGTACGGATTTCCATCAAATTGAAAGCTTTTTCAAATTGCACCTGTTTGACCGTGGTCAGCTGCATACGTTCAGCCACCCTTTCAGCGGCCAATTGGCTGCGCTTCCCTATAAAACTATCGTTATAGGCAACACCCCTAAAATCAATACGGTTGACATATAAATGGATATGCTTATGCTCCTTATCCTGATGTACAAAAGCGATGGCCTGACGTTCGCCCAGGTTCATGTCCTTTATAAAACGTGCCGTGATTTCATTGAGTTCCTTTGTTCCCAAGTGTTTGCCATCTTCAATGGTCGGACTGATGACAAAGGAGAGGGTATTCTTGGTACAATGGTAGTTCAGGTCCTGGACCATTTTGAACTCCTTGGTGATCTCTGCAGGCGTATCCCCATGCAGGAATTCCTTCAGTACGATCTGGGCATCCTTTTCCTGGTTCCATCCGTAGGACATGGAAGCCCGGGTATGTGATATACTTTTTCCTTTTCCTATCATGGTTGAAATTTTTTAAGATGTGCCTTGATGTCGTTCGCCAAGGCATGGACTTCTTCCATAAGCTTGGGGTTCCGTTTTTTGAACATGTTCCCAATGGACTTAAAGTTGTTATGGTACTTGATGAGCATTTTATAAAGTTCGATGTGCTCCTCGGTAAAACGTTCAGTAATTTCCTGTTCAAATAGGCTACGCCGTATGTATTCACTTAATGTCAAACCGCTTCTGGCTGCTTTGATATTCAAAAGCTTCTTTTCATAGATGGTACATCGAAACTTAACTAGGTCACTTTTCCCCTTAAACACTCTTTTTTTTTCTTTGCGACCTTCGGGAGCAAACGAGAATGTGTCCACAGACACACATCTCGAATTCCTACCGACCATGATTTCGTTTTCCATTACAATCCGTTTCATATCCAATTCTATACTATCCGATTGGCTCAGTGCTTTGGCAGGAATCTTTACAGTCCGTTCCCTATCATCATTTGGTTTGAAATTAAAATCATCCGCTTTCATGGCACAACAAATCGTTTAAATCATTATGGTTTTTATAGATATGGCTTTGATCCATGATATGCTTATGATGATCCATTAGATACTTGGCAGACTGTCTTCCAGCATTATCATTATCCAGATAAATAAGGACAGATTCATAGGCCTTTAAATATGGTTCAATGGTTTTTATGAAGGCTATGGAATTCAAAACAATGATATCTGAAGTTTTTATTTGGATGTCATCTAAAGTGGCCAGTGATAACAAATCAAACATCCCCTCCAGAATGATGAGTTGTTTGTTATTGTTTTGGAGGTAGGTATAGGATTTTGGGCTGCTACTGTTTTTAAATAGTTTGTTCCTCAGTTCCCAACCACCTTGATGGTTCTGTAAGCCAATGGCAAAAAATCGGTTTTCCTTATGCTGGTACCAAACCTCTTTGCAAAAGGTCTTGGCAGTGTTTATCGGAATGCCCCTTGAACCCAGATATTGAATGAGGGCAGGGTGCGTGATGTCCTGAACCTTAACAATGCCAAGTCCTGTGTCGTTGTCTTTAAAAATCCGTTGCTCTCTAAATGTGTTTTTTGCGACCCCATCGTTTAAAAATGCCAAGGCTTCACCTATGGAACATTTTAGAATCCGACATACAAGGTCTATCACGTTACCGCCCACACCTTCACCATGGTCGTACCATCGGTTCTTGGTTTTAGAGACTTTAAAAGAGGCTTGGGTTTCTGACCTGAAAGGACTCAGAAACCAAGCTTCTTTTTCCACTGTCCTTTTGGGAAAGTGCCCTAATTTTTCCAGTGTTTTTTCCACTGAAAAATTACGGGCTGTTTCACAATTTATTTTTTCTTTCATAAGCCAATGTGTTTTTAGGTGTATTTTTGTTTTTTTGATGATTTCCTCTGTTAAGCCTTATAAACATTACGTTTGTTCAGTCATCAATGTGTCATCATTTCATCATTCTTGGTTTTTTATGGCATTATCCTGTCATCATTATATTTTTTGATGACAAAATGATGAATACATGATGACGGCTTAAGCTCAACAAATACAGCGATTTCGTCATCCTGTCATCAAATCATCAAAATTTTCGGTTAAAAATGATTTCTCAACGGTAAAATAGCGTCCTTTGGCATCGATTAGGTTGATATCGCCATCTGTCCAAATCACAAATTTCTGATAGCTATTGGAGTTGTCCTTGTTGCTTAACCTCCAATCATTTTTGAGCAGCCTTCGTAGTTGGGTCAGATCCGTTTTTACCCGAGTCCTGTTCAGTGCCAATAATGCATCCATGGGACAAAGGTCAACAGCTTCCAAATCAAATTTCTCAATCACTCCCATCAGAATACTGGCCAGTTCTTTTTCTACCCGGTTGCGATTGTTTTGCACCAACTTTACCAGGGCATTTGTTTTGATCTGGTGTGCGGTGAACCACATACGGGTCAAATGCTTTGAATGTAATTTTCGATTTGCTAAGTAGTATAGGAAAGCTGGAATCTCTTCAACTAATTTCTCTAAATAATTTGTTTGTTCTACCTCTAAGGTTGGCACTTTAATTACCCAAAACCGTGTTTCATTGGCATCAATTTTTATAAAGCTTTCCTCATTATTGCTGCACAGGATAAACTTGCCAAAAAACTCAACCTCTCGCTTGTCCTTGCCCTTGGCTTCCAGTTTATTGATGTTGGTGGTGCTCAGGTATTTGATGCGTTCGGTCAGCTCTTCCTTATTGAAAAGGACTTCATCGATACATATCAGGAGTTTGTTTGCCCAATCGGCATTGAACTGGCTGCTGAAACTATCATTGGTCAGGTAGGTCAGGTTGTTCTCAAAGATTTCCTTGAGCCATTTTAAAAAGGTACTTTTCCCTGTGGAGCGTTCCTTGGACACCAAACATAATATTGGTAGCACTTGGATGGGTTTTAGATACAATAATTGCAGATAATCCAATCCAAGTTCGTAGTGTTTACCAAAGATGTGCTTTACAAATTTTAGGGATAAGGTAACGTCTCCCTCTTTGGGCACTTTGCCCAAAGGGGAATAGATGTTATAGAACCCAAGATATTCCTGTTTAAATTCTATATGGCTCGGAATACAGGTAAAGCCATCGTATTTAGGGATTTTACTCAAATGGTCTTTACCATGGTCCTGTTTGATGGTCTCCATGTTCCAATGCACCAGAATTTCATTGAAGTGACCGGCTATGGTCGGAGCCTTGACGAGTTTGTAATAGGACGTGCCCACACGTATATAAGGTATCTGTTTCATAAGAAGTGTTTTTGTGCCATGGGAAGTCACGGCAAATCGTTTGACTTGTTTGCTGTTGCTTTATAAAAGTTTAAGCATGCTTATTCGCCAGATTACCAGTTTGGGAGTTGTCCTTTATTTCCATTCTTGGTTCTCGCTGATGTTGGAGTAACCAATCTACAAGCTTCTTTTTATCAAAAAAGACCATTTTACCGTTGGGTTTGGAGTGTGGAATTTTTCCGGAAGCTGTGAGTTTGTATAGATAACTTCGCGAAATGCCCGTATAGTCACTGGCTTCATCAAAGGTCAATACTTCTTTGCTTCCTATAAGTAGTTTCTCTAAACGATCCAGTCGTTCCAGTATTAAAATAGTGTCCATTTTTATTGTTTTAGGTTAATAAAATGAACAAAAGCGCTTTTGCTTTCCCTTATGGGATTAAGGTAATAAAGGTATAAAACAGGGCTATTGAAAGAAGAAAAAAAATTAATTAGTTATTCACAAATAATTGATATACAATATATTAAGTTAAAATAAACTAATTTTTATGACCACAAAATAAAAACATTTTAATTGGTAAAATCTGGTATCATTTAGCATGAAATTAAATGACCAAAAAAACGCGGTTTTTGGGAAGATTATGGGTTATTAACAATAGAAAACAAAGATTTTGATCGATTTCGGGATTTAAAACGGCTAATATTATATCGCTGCTATTTTAAAACATCAAATTAGCTTATTGATTTATAGATTTTTTTTCATTGTTTTGTTCAATAGCATCCATTTTCAATCTCAAAGCATTCATATCTTCACTTACTTTTTTATCTATAATTTTAGCATAGTGCTGTGTCGTCCTCAAAGATTTATGCCCAAGCATTTTACTTACTGATTCAATAGGAACCCCGTTTGTAAGTGTTACAGTAGTAGCAAAGGTGTGACGTGCTAAATGAAATGTTAGATTTTTATTTATTTCACATAAATCTGCAATTTCTTTGAGATAAGCATTCATTTTTTGGTTGCTTAAAACAGGGAGCAAAAGTTCAGTGTCCAAAGATTCCTGATGTGCTTCGTATTTATCAATAATTGCCTGGGGAATTGAAAGAATAGGAATATTACTTCTTGTATCTGTTTTTGTTCTTTTGGTTTTAATCCAATTTTGGCCATCAATACCAATAACAATATCATTTTTGGTAAGCTTTTTTACATCAGCATAGGCCAAACCAGTAAAGCAACTA
The sequence above is drawn from the Cellulophaga sp. Hel_I_12 genome and encodes:
- a CDS encoding DEAD/DEAH box helicase produces the protein MKQTAFEFQYELDINLLKPLYFKYYKNKIGAVSQLGFPKGRWKINAAHQNGETFKIGNEHFSFVANCKKLKDFYEIKSILNQVHSDYRGQLDSVKIDGIGKNNMSLRAAQKGAVYSLLSHWSISTDPATIVLPTGTGKTETMIVTTLAEKAKRTLVIVPTIDLKNQIAEKFESWGMLRELGVIPEYFQNPTVCVLKKTLNEIKQIEHLEKADVVISTPALISKAPIEILEALKPLFSHVFFDEAHHVKANSWESIKTLFNHSKIVQFTATPYRNDRRPIDGKFVYNYPLSQALTDNCFSEISLISVDEKHPQKKDEAIARAAMSRLLTDRECGYVEHCMMVRANNHIQSEELFKKYKEWFPKEKIVLIHSKIDNKREEVQKIKARQYNIIVCVDMLSEGFDFPELKIAAVHGIHKSLSVILQFIGRFTRPKKGLGKASFVVNYADEKISVELENLFQEGTGWEKVISEIADAKKEEAESLLNFLQGCKPLSGFDSHDVQLNPKLVFPALSCVCYKCEKVEWRNFSLAFNLNKYKLSQPYINEDEGIFYFTTQTIEKVKWAKVDSLKDQTWNLIVMHFDKNSNLLYIGYSEKRLDHNILVSKISDQEKPDIINGDEVFRSFDSISRLSIVHAGVFKPASHLHRYSRLSGSDVTTELKRWKEGNKVKKSDFVGVGFRNGHPESIGASVKGKIWSPARIGNVMEWKKWCLKIGALVTDRTIDSNQLLVDSADKTELKVYDDSTIILATDWSEELYEKIHRIEIKKKGSVSSFLISECTLNNSSLEKEKANFSVTMPEGEVILFSITLGGENGFNIIGLDNSKYYVEGLKAEGIPLKEFFERNPPTMFLLNGDTIAGCILTEYKDSFIVAIPSERIENLSWEKVDYTVESMYKNGSKRDNSIQEYMMKILVERGARIVFNDDNSGEKADIIAIFMDLDIVRFELIHCKYSKEKAGARKSDLYEVCGQAIISLRYKWKPEELLKHMERRNGDGVLKGKRFYLGNKEDLDVVKKALKYSDVKFEFAIAQPGVETPLLTLDMKNFLGSIFSTVIEMTETELKCYFNK
- a CDS encoding DUF6730 family protein, whose amino-acid sequence is MTKLEELTALLVNEMDDFKKGIEKLEKINEQLKDTKIKMDVSEYKTIIEAHQKQIYIHKNLIEGFENRFNAKINQAKIYPTWAVVVFIISLILLVIIVVYNFLK
- a CDS encoding relaxase/mobilization nuclease domain-containing protein, coding for MIGKGKSISHTRASMSYGWNQEKDAQIVLKEFLHGDTPAEITKEFKMVQDLNYHCTKNTLSFVISPTIEDGKHLGTKELNEITARFIKDMNLGERQAIAFVHQDKEHKHIHLYVNRIDFRGVAYNDSFIGKRSQLAAERVAERMQLTTVKQVQFEKAFNLMEIRTEIKRRHDLTMKQFQPKSFDDYVKAMETNGVKVIPTINNQNKLQGFRFEFDGHNLKGSEVHRNMSIGNIGKQMSGIQGASILKENNISIKLADKMVDLAPSLALKITKYVIKRAIDKGMGIGY
- the mbpA gene encoding mobilization protein MbpA, whose translation is MKADDFNFKPNDDRERTVKIPAKALSQSDSIELDMKRIVMENEIMVGRNSRCVSVDTFSFAPEGRKEKKRVFKGKSDLVKFRCTIYEKKLLNIKAARSGLTLSEYIRRSLFEQEITERFTEEHIELYKMLIKYHNNFKSIGNMFKKRNPKLMEEVHALANDIKAHLKKFQP
- a CDS encoding toprim domain-containing protein — protein: MKEKINCETARNFSVEKTLEKLGHFPKRTVEKEAWFLSPFRSETQASFKVSKTKNRWYDHGEGVGGNVIDLVCRILKCSIGEALAFLNDGVAKNTFREQRIFKDNDTGLGIVKVQDITHPALIQYLGSRGIPINTAKTFCKEVWYQHKENRFFAIGLQNHQGGWELRNKLFKNSSSPKSYTYLQNNNKQLIILEGMFDLLSLATLDDIQIKTSDIIVLNSIAFIKTIEPYLKAYESVLIYLDNDNAGRQSAKYLMDHHKHIMDQSHIYKNHNDLNDLLCHESG
- a CDS encoding primase-helicase family protein — encoded protein: MKQIPYIRVGTSYYKLVKAPTIAGHFNEILVHWNMETIKQDHGKDHLSKIPKYDGFTCIPSHIEFKQEYLGFYNIYSPLGKVPKEGDVTLSLKFVKHIFGKHYELGLDYLQLLYLKPIQVLPILCLVSKERSTGKSTFLKWLKEIFENNLTYLTNDSFSSQFNADWANKLLICIDEVLFNKEELTERIKYLSTTNINKLEAKGKDKREVEFFGKFILCSNNEESFIKIDANETRFWVIKVPTLEVEQTNYLEKLVEEIPAFLYYLANRKLHSKHLTRMWFTAHQIKTNALVKLVQNNRNRVEKELASILMGVIEKFDLEAVDLCPMDALLALNRTRVKTDLTQLRRLLKNDWRLSNKDNSNSYQKFVIWTDGDINLIDAKGRYFTVEKSFLTENFDDLMTG
- a CDS encoding helix-turn-helix domain-containing protein; the encoded protein is MDTILILERLDRLEKLLIGSKEVLTFDEASDYTGISRSYLYKLTASGKIPHSKPNGKMVFFDKKKLVDWLLQHQREPRMEIKDNSQTGNLANKHA